A section of the Primulina eburnea isolate SZY01 chromosome 1, ASM2296580v1, whole genome shotgun sequence genome encodes:
- the LOC140829527 gene encoding phosphatidylserine decarboxylase proenzyme 3-like yields MGHRNSKHESYDESTDGSSSETSRVQKLRQRLHRHRRHFRRYRRGTKSDSPAGKLLKEGDFAGIALLRIISAEMNFKDKWLACVTLGEQTFRTAISDHTDQPIWNSEKKLLLEKNGAHTARISVFETNRMSKNNLVGFCEIDLYDFLTQDSDSDVEVYDLLQISSPGGVVGKISLSCFIEDPLETEKSFARRILSIVDYNEDGHLSYSEFSNLIDAFGNLLAANKKEDLFKAADENGDGVVSVDELAMLLAVEQEKDPLLTCCPVCGEILPVSDRLNSMIHLTLCFDEGTGNQVMTGGFLTDKQAANGWMFKLSEWGHFSSYEVGLRSGSSASHILVFDRKMRRLVEEIIDSKIILSMRAIYQSKVGLGLMDTGVKELLLSLSEKQGRKMDAVESAKDIPKFLDLFQDQINISEIKYPLEHFKTFNEFFIRELKPGSRPITSLECDNVAVCAADSRLTAFRTATDSMRFWVKGRKFSVKGLLGTEVCSDAFIDGSLVIFRLAPQDYHRFHFPVSGRIEKFVDIPGCLYTVNPIAVNSKYCNVFTENKRVVSLISTEDFGKVAFVAIGATMVGSITFLRKDGDHVKKGDEFGYFSFGGSTVICVFEKDTIKIDDDLLENSERSLETLVSVGMKLGVSVKKGTCTEFPNVESCVIGE; encoded by the exons ATGGGCCATAGAAATTCAAAGCACGAATCTTATGATGAATCCACGGATGGGTCTAGCTCAGAAACATCCCGTGTTCAGAAGCTCCGGCAGCGCCTCCACCGGCACCGCAGGCACTTCCGGCGCTACCGTCGTGGCACAAAATCAGATTCTCCCGCCGGAAAACTGCTCAAGGAAGGAGATTTCGCTGGCATTGCACTCCTCCGCATCATTAGT GCGGAGATGAATTTCAAGGATAAATGGCTTGCATGTGTTACTCTTGGAGAACAGACCTTCCGGACCGCCATTTCTGATCA CACTGACCAACCTATCTGGAATTCA gagaagaagcttttACTGGAAAAAAATGGGGCACATACTGCGAGAATATCTGTATTTGAG ACTAATAGAATGTCAAAAAACAATCTTGTTGGTTTTTGTGAGATCGATCTATATGATTTCCTTACTCAG GATTCCGATTCTGACGTAGAGGTATATGACTTATTGCAAATATCATCTCCTGGAGGAGTTGTTGGCAAGATAAGTTTGTCATGTTTCATTGAG GATCCATTGGAGACAGAAAAGTCTTTTGCAAGGCGCATTTTGTCCATAGTG GATTATAATGAAGATGGACATCTTTCATATTCAGAATTCTCCAATTTAATTGATGCATTTGGTAATCTATTGGCTGCTAACAAG AAAGAGGACCTCTTTAAAGCAGCTGATGAGAATGGGGACGGCGTCGTTAGCGTGGATGAGTTGGCTATGCTTTTAGCTGTTGAACAAGAAAA GGATCCACTTCTTACTTGCTGTCCTGTCTGTGGTGAAATTCTTCCAGTCTCCGATAGGTTGAATTCTATGATTCATTTGACCCTGTGTTTTGATGAAGGGACTGGAAACCAGGTTATGACTGGAGGATTCTTGACTGATAAGCAGGCTGCTAATGG TTGGATGTTCAAACTGAGTGAATGGGGTCATTTTTCATCATATGAAGTTGGATTGAGGTCTGGATCTAGTGCCTCACATATTCTG GTGTTTGATCGCAAAATGAGGAGGCTAGTGGAAGAAATTATAGATTCCAAGATTATTTTATCAATGAGAGCCATTTATCAATCTAAAGTAGGGCTTGGCCTCATGGATACAG GGGTGAAAGAGTTATTGCTAAGCCTCTCAGAAAAGCAAGGAAGGAAAATGGATGCTGTTGAATCTGCAAAGGATATTCCTAAATTTCTTGATTTGTTTCAG GATCAAATAAATATATCTGAAATCAAATATCCGTTGGAGCACTTTAAG ACATTCAATGAATTTTTTATAAGAGAGTTAAAACCAGGCTCAAGACCAATCACCAGCTTGGAATGTGACAATGTTGCTGTATGTGCAGCTGATAGCAGGCTTACAGCATTCAGAACTGCTACTGATTCTATGAGATTTTGGGTTAAG GGCCGAAAATTTTCTGTCAAAGGTCTTTTGGGAACAGAAGTGTGCTCTGATGCCTTCATTGACGGAAGTCTAGTGATATTTCGATTGGCGCCACAG GACTATCATCGATTCCACTTTCCTGTTTCTGGAAGGATTGAAAAATTTGTGGATATACCGGGATGCCTTTACACT GTTAATCCAATTGCCGTGAATAGCAAGTATTGTAACGTTTTCACGGAAAATAAGCGAGTTGTATCTCTTATATCTACAGAGGATTTTGGAAAG GTCGCATTTGTTGCTATTGGAGCCACAATGGTCGGTAGCATCACTTTTTTAAGAAAAGATGGGGACCATGTGAAGAAGGGGGACGAG TTTGGATATTTTTCATTCGGTGGAAGTACAGTGATTTGCGTCTTTGAAAAG GACACGATCAAGATAGACGATGACCTTTTGGAGAACAGTGAACGATCACTCGAGACATTAGTTTCTGTGGGAATGAAACTGGGTGTCTCCGTTAAAAAAGGAACATGCACCGAGTTTCCAAACGTGGAATCGTGTGTTATTGGGGAATGA